Part of the Janibacter endophyticus genome is shown below.
CGGCGGAGTTGCCGAGGGCGCCGACGAGGGTGACGTCCTTGGCGTGCGCGTAGCGCAGGGCGCGGCTCATCGCCTCGATCGTCATGTTCTGCGCCTCGGCCTCCTCCGGGGAGTCCTCCGGCGCGCCGTCGACGCAGTTGAAGGCCCACGGGTCGACGTAGAAGCTCATGTTGACGACGTCGAGCCCCTTGTCGGCGGAGTAGGTCAGCGCGTCGACGACCGGGCCGAGGAAGAAGTAGCCCGCGTCCTGGCCGGCGCGGACGTTGACGATCGACGCGGTCGGGGCGACACCCGAGACGCCGACGCCGTTCTTCGCCGCACCGACGGTGCCCGCGACGTGCGTGCCGTGGCCGCCCTCGTCGACGGTGGCCGGGTCGACGCAGGACTCGACCTCGCAGGGGCCGTCGATGGCCGGGATGTCGGTGACGAAGTTGCGCGAGAGCTTGCGGTCGAAGTTCGGCGCGATGTCCGGGTGGGTGGCGTCCACGCCGGTGTCCATGATGCCGACCTTGACGCGCTTGTCGCCGGTCTCGATCGCGTGCGCCTCGGGGGCGTCGATCATGTCCATGCCCCACAGCAGCGGGTCGAGGGTGTCGGTCGCGCCCTTCTTGCCCTTCTTGGAGTGGGCGCTCTTGCCGTGGCTGTTGCCCGGGCCGGCCAGGCGGGGGCGCTCGGTCGTGTCCTTGGCGGGACGGTTCGGCGAGCGGCCGACGATGCCCTCGGACGAGGCGCCGAAGACGCCCTTGAGGGCGCGCGCCTTCTTCACGAAACCGGCGTCCTTGCTCGTGACGGTGACGAGGCCGATCTGCTCGTTGACCGAGGTGATCGTGGCGCCCTGGGCCTTGAGCTTCGCGGCGAGCGCCTTGGCGCTGCCACCGCGCTCGGCCAGGACGACGTAGCTGTCGGCGGTGGCGGCCGAGCTCGAGGTGGCGACGGCCGACGTGGCGCTCGTCGCGGACTGGGCGCTGGCCGTGGAGGCCAGGCCGGTGACACCGAGGGCAGTGGCCCCGACGAGTGCCAGGAGCTTGTTGTGACGCATGGATTGTCCTCCCGTGAGCAGGCCGGCTGTGTGTCGGCCCCCGTCGAGGCTATGGACGCGCCCCGTCGCCCGCGACACCCCTTCGGTCAAGGTTTGGTCAGTTCTTGACCAGGGACGGGTCAACCACGACGAAGGGGTGAGCCCACCGGATCGGCGGGCTCACCCCCGTCGAGGCTCGGGTCGACTACCTGAGCTCCTTGCTCGAGTAGCCGAGGACGCGGCGGGCGACGACGAGCAGCTGGATCTGCTGCGTGCCCTCGAAGATGTCGAGGATCTTGGAGTCGCGCGCCCACTTCTCGAGCAGCTCGGTCTCGGCGTAGCCGGTGGCCCCCGCGAGCTCGACGCAGGCAAGGGCGACGTTGACGCAGGTGCGTCCCGCCTTCGCCTTGGCCATCGAGGCCTCCATGGAGTTCGGCCTGCCGTTGTCGGCCATCCAGGCCGCGCGCAGGGTCAGGAGGTAGGCAGCCTGGTAGTCGGCCTCCATCTGGAGCAGCTTGGCGGCGGCGGCCGGCTGGACCTGCGCGGGCCGGTCCGGGTCGGCGACGACGCCGGCCTCCGCGAGCAGCTCCGTCGTCTTGTCGAGGCTCGCCCGGGTCAGACCGAGCGCCATCGCCGCGACGAGCGGGCGGGTGTTGTCGAAGGTCTGCATCGCGCCGCCGAAGCCGCCCTCGATCTTGATCTCCGGGTCACCGAGGAGGTCCTCGGCGGGGACGCGGCAGTCCTCGAGGGAGAAGGCGGCGGTGTCGCTCGCCCGGATCCCCAGCTTGTGCTCGAGCCGGACCAGCTTCATCCCCGGGTTGTCCCGACGGACGACGAAGGACTTGATGGCCTGCTTGCCGAGGGAGCGGTCGAGGGTGGCCCAGACGACGACGAGCTCGGCCCGCTCGCCGGCGGTGACGAAGATCTTCTCGCCGTTGAGGACGTACTCGTCACCGTCCTTGACCGCCGTGGTGCGGATGGCGCCGGAGTCGGAGCCGACGTCGGGCTCGGTGATCGCCATCGCCGCCCACTTGCCGGCGTAGCGCGCCTTCTGCTCCTCGTTGGCGACCGCGGCGATGGCGGCGTTGCCGAGGCCCTGGCGTGGGATCGACAGGGTCAGGCCCACGTCACCCCGGCAGGTCTCGAGGATGGAGAGGACGGAGGAGAGGTTCGAGCCGTTCTTGTTGACCCGCTCCCCCTTCGCCGTGCGTCCGGAGCCGACGGCCGCGACCTCGCCCTCCTGCGCACCGTCGTCCGTGGCCCGGGTCGAGGAGGACGCACCGGCGCCCTTGGCCGCGCCGGAGGCGCTCATGCCGTCGATGACGGCCGACACGAGGTCGAGCTCGGCCGGGTACTCGTGCTCGGCGCGGTCGTACTTGCGCGAGATCGGCCAGAAGACCTCCTCGGCCATGCCACGAGCCTGCGCGACGAGCGGACGGAACTTCTTCGGAACCTCAAGATCGATCATGATTCAAGTCCTTGTCGTGTCGTGCGCTCAGACGAGCAGGGTGCCCTCGAGGAGGCCGGCGCCGCGCAGGTCGCGGTACCAGCGCTCGTTGTCGAACTCCTTGACGAAGCCGTGGCCGCCGAGCAGCTGCACGCCGTTGCTGCCGACCTGGGTGAGGTACTGGCTCGTCAGCGAGCGGGCCTGGGCGATCTCCGCGGACGCGTCCTCACCCCGGTCGAGGCGGGCGGCCGCCTTCCACACGACGAGACGCAGCGCGGCGACCTCGATCGCCATGTCGGCGACCGTGAAGGCGACAGCCTGCCGGTAGCCGATCGGCTCGCCGAAGGCCTTGCGCTCCGTGACGTACTGCGAGACGTGGTCGAGCACGGCCTGCCCGGTACCGACGGCCGCGGCCGACCACGCGAGACGAGCCCGGCGGACGGCGTCGAGGTGGTCCTCCGTCGTGCCGAGGATGTTGGCCACAGGGACCCGCACCCCGTCGAGGTGCAGACGGGCGGTCCTGCTGGCCCGGATCCCCATGGCGGGGTCGTCCTCGACCTGCAGCCCAGCCAGGCCCGCCTCGACGATGACGAGCCTCGGCTCCCCGTCGAGCAGGGCGCTGACGACGAAGAGCTCGGCGCTCTCCGCGCCCGGCACGATCGCCTTGACGCCGTCGAGGACGAGCTCGTCCCCCTCACGACGGGCGGTCGTGCGGGGCGCCAGCGGGTCGAAGAGCGGCTGCGGCTCCATGAGCGCGACCGCCGCCGCGCGCGGCGGGTTGTCACCGGTGAACTCGGGCAGGTAGGTCGCCTGCTGGTCGGCATCGCCGTAGCTCGCGATCGCCGTCGCGACGGCAGCGGGGGCCATGATCGTCGTGGCGATGCCCATGTCTCCACGGGCCAGCTCCTCGAGGACGAGCGCGGCCGTCACCGCGGAGCGCTCCTCGGCGATGCCCTCGAGCTCGGCCGGGACGCCGACGAGGTGCAGACCCATCTCCGCAGCCGCGGAGAGGACCTCGTCCGGCACCGCGCGCTCGGCGTCGGCCTTCGCGCCGGCGGGGCGGATGACCTCGTCGGCCAGCTTTCGGGCGACGCCCTGGATCATCTGCTGGTCTTCGGTGGGCGTGAGGTCGAACTGCTGCCTCGGCGTCGTCGTCGCCGCTCGCGCAGGGCCCCTCGACCCCGTCGTCTTCTGGAAGGCGCGCCCGGCCGCGGTCTGCGCCTTGAAGCCCGTGACCGCGCCCTTGTAGAGGTAGCGCTCGACCTTGGCCCGGACCGCGGGGTCCTTCAGGCCCGGCAGTCCGCCGGCCTTGGCGATGAGGCGGAGCCCGAGCCGCTGGCCCTTGTCGGCAAGCGACGTGGAGTCGGTGGAAGCCATGGGGGTGAACCCTTCTCGCGTCACGCTCGTCTGTGAGCTGGGTCCGGACGCAGCAGGGTGCCGACGCCGGTTGTCGATCCGGACAGTACCCGCTACGCGAGGTATCGGTAACCGGGCGGTAACCGTGACGTCCCGCACACCGGTCACGAGTCGACCAACCCGCTGCGGGCCCCCTTCGTCGCGCGGACTACCGTGGAGCCGTGGCGAAGACGATCCCCAAGGACAACACCGGCCTCTCGCTGGGCTACCGCTTCTTCTGGCGGATGCAGTACATCCTGCTGACCTTCATGGGTCCGGCCGACCAGGGCGGCATGCGCGACCCCCGGTTCCGGCTCCGCGCCGAGCGCACAGCCCGGGTCAACGCCGCGCGTCAGGCGCAGGGCCTCGAGCCGCTGCCCTCCGACGAACCCACCCGCTGACGCGACCCGGGCACAGACGAAGGGCGCCGACCGAGATGATCTCGGTCGGCGCCCTTCGTCGTCGTGGGGGGAGGCTCAGCCCTCGGCGGAGTCGAGGTCTGCGGCGACGCGGCGGTGCGCGGCCCAGATCTCCTCGGGGAGGCCGTCGAACTGGTTCAGGTGCTCCTCGCGGTAGCCCATCTCCTCCTGCCAGCGCGCCTTGTCGATCGTCAGCACGGTGTCGAGGTCGGCGAGGGCCTGCTCGTCGAGCCCGTCGAGGAGCAGCTCGTCCCGGGTCGGGATGACGCCGACCGGGGTCTTCTGGCCGGTGACCTCACCGTTGCGGTACTGCATGAGCCACACGAGGGGGCGGAGGTTCTCGCGGTAGCCCGGCCACAGGAAGCGACCGTCCTCGCCGCGCTGGAACCAGTTGACGTGGGCGAAGATCGGCTTGTTCTTCGCGCGGCCGATGACGTCGAGCCAGTGCTGGGCGTAGGCCGCCTCGCTGTAGCTCAGGAAGGGACGCATCGACATCGGGTCGTAGCGGAGCACGCCCTCCTTGCCGTCGGCTGCGGCGGTCGCCTCGGCGCCGAGGGTCAGGCCGTCGTAGACGCCCTCCGCGAGGTCGTCGATCGCGCGGATCAGCGGCTCACGGTCACGGGTACGACCGCCGAAGATGATGCCGTGGATCTCGACGCCGTTCGGGTCGTCGTAGTCCTTGGCGACGTTCGGGACCTGCTCGAGCGTGGTCGTGAAGCGCGAGTTCGGGTGCGCCCACGGGGCGTCGGTCTCCTCTGCGGACCGGTCGGCGATGACCTCGCCCTTCCAGTCGAGCCAGCCGTCGACGTCGGACGGCTTCGGGCCCTTGCCCTCCCACCAGACCTCGCCGCTCTTCTCGTTGTAGGCGACGTTGGTGAAGATCGCGCCCGAGCCCGGCTGGATCGAGTCGATCGCTGTCGGGTTGGTCTTCTCGTTCGTGTCCTTGGCGACGCCGAAGACGCCGTTCTCCGGGTTGAAGCCGCGCAGGACCCCCTCGTCGTCGACCCAGATCCACGCGATGTCGTCGCCGTAGAACTCGACGTAGTAGCGGTCACCCAGCGCGTCGGGGGCCAGCGTCATCGCGAGGTTGGTCTTGCCCGAGGCCGAGGGGAAGCCACCGGCGATGTTGTACCTCTTGCCGGTCTCCTTGTCCGTGATGCCCAGGAGCATGAACTGCTCGACGAGGAAGCCGTTCTTCCAGCCGTCGTAGGAGCCCTGGCGCAGACCGTGGGCGATCTTGCCGAGCAGCGCGTTGCCGCCGTAGGAGCTGCCGAAGTGCAGGATCGTGCGCTCGTCGGCGACGGTGACGAAGTTGCGCATGTCGTCAGGGGTGCCCTGCTTGAGGTTCTCGAGGTCACCGGTGACGTGGACGGCCTTGACGAAGTCGTCGCCCATGTCGTTGATGTACTCGACGCCCACGCGGGCCATGCGGATCATCTGCATGACGACGTTGCGGTTGTCCGTGAGCTCGACGCCCGCCGCGAACTTGTCGAGGTCGGAGCCCTTCGGGGCCATGAGGTAGGGGATGACGTACATCGTCTTGCCGACGAGCGCGTCCTTCATGTGTCCCTCGACGACGGGGCGGACCTCGGAGGAGGGCTTCCAGTTGTTGTACTGGCCCTTGTCCTTGGGGTCGCTCGTCGCGACGATCGTGCGCTCCTCGGAGCGCGCCGTGTCCTTGCTGAAGCTGCGGGAGTAGTACATGCCCTCACCGACCGGCTTCAGCTCGCCGGCCTCGAGAGCCTCCTCGATGAGGCGGGCGTCGTCGGAGGCACTGACGACCTCGATCCGCTCCGCGCCGGTGTGCTCTGCCCACTTCTTGACGAACTCGGCCACGGCCTGGTTCGTGAGGCCAGCCGCCTCAAGCGCCTTGTCCACATCGGCCACCGTTGTGCTCACGCTGCTCCGCCCTTCGAGGTCACCTGGCACGGTCGTACCCGGTTGCGGTCGCACCGCCCCGGTGGCCCCTGTCGCCACCGCGGTCAACGGTGCCCGCAGGTCCACTCAACCATGTCTGCGCACCCCACCCGACCCCCGGGGCCGGGATCGCCAGGAAGTGTGAGGCACTCGTCATGGCTCGCGCGTCGAGCGGTGGAAATCGCCGGTCGGACGGACGCAGAGTTGCAACTCTCTGCAAGAAGACGGCCGCTGGCGCGACGGGGCCGGCGGCCCCTTCGTCATGGCGCCGTCGACTCCCGGACCCAGTTCGCGTACCCGGGCGAAGGGATGGTGGCCACCGTGAGGATGCACGGCAGGTCGTAGGGATGCTCGCGGTCGATGCGCTCGGTGAGCTCGTCGAGGCGGGCGGCGGAGGTGTGCATCATCGCCCGGACCTCACGGTCGTGCTCGACCTCGCCCTCCCACCGGTAGACCGAGTCGATGGCGACCTGGTGGACGCAGGCCGCGAGCCGGTCGGCGACCACCGCGTCGCTGAACGCGCGCACCCAGTCCGCCGGTCCGGTGACGACGACCTCGACGACCTCGCTCATGACTGCCCCTCCGTCGGTGCGAAGCACGAAGGCCCCGGTCGGCGCATCCGCCGGCCCGAGGCCCTCGATCTCTGTCTCAACACAGAGTGCGCCCGTAGGGATTCGAACCCCAAACCTTCTGATCCGTAGTCAGATGCTCTATCCGTTGAGCTACGGGCGCTCGCTGCGCGTCAGCGCAGCGAGGCTCAACGATACAGAACCTCATCCCCCTTCGCGAAATCGTCAGCGGGGGGCGCTGCCGACCCCGACGACGCAGACCTGGCCGGCGCGTGTCGCCGGCGAGTTCCCGCGGGCGGTTCACCAGGCGGTCGGGCTGCGGCCGGACGTCGTCGAGAGCCTCACCACCACCCGCCGCCGGTACCGCGAAGGCCGGCCTCACCCCCGGGGCCCGCGCCGACGGCTGGTACTCACCACGGGCAGAGACCGAGCGCACTCCCCCCATCGCACGAGCCTTGGCTCGTGCGACGACTCGGTGGCACGGCGAACGCACGAGCCTTGGCTCGTGCGAAGGGGTCGGCGCAGGTGCGGGGATAGAGTCTCTCTCATGCCGCATCTGAGGATCAGGGAGGCCGCCGACTTCCTCGGCATCTCGGACGACACCGTCCGCCGGCTCGTCGAGGCAGGGACGCTCCCGGCCGGTCCGAGAGAGAGCTCCGCGACGGTCGATGCCGTCGCCGTGGCCGCCTACGCCCGCGAGCACCTAAGGACGCTCCCCGACCCGCTCGGCCGCGACACCTCGGCCCGCAACCGGCTCGTAGGGATCGTCACCGCGGTCACGTCCGACACCGTGATGTCGCAGGTCGAGCTGCAGTGCGGGCCCTTCCGCGTCGTGTCGCTGCTCAGCACCGAGGCCGTGCGCGAGATGGGGCTCGAGCCGGGCGTCGTGGCGGTCGCCGTCGTGAAGTCGACGCAGGTTGTCATCGAGACACCCGGGGGCAAGGCGTGAGGGCCGCCCCAGCACTCCTCGCCATCGTCCTGACGGCCGCCGCGGGCTGCTCCGGCTCGAGCACGAGCGACGACTCGCAGGCGCTCACCGTCTTCGCCGCCGCCAGCCTGCAGAAGCCCTTCGAAGAGCTCGCTCGCGACCTCGAGGCGGAGCACCCGGGGCTCAGGGTGACCCTCTCCTTCGCCGGGTCCTCCGACCTCGTCGCGCAGCTGAGCGAGGGTGCGACCGCCGACGTGCTCGCCACTGCTGATGAGACCACCATGGACAAGGCGGTCGCCGGCGGCCTCGTCACGGGGAGCCCGAGGCGCTTCGTCAGCAACACGATGACGATCTTGGTGCCGCCGGGGAACCCGGCGGGCATCACGAGCCTCGCCCACCTTGCGTCGGGGGACGCGGCCGTCGTCGTCTGCGCGCCGCAGGTCCCCTGCGGCGCTGCGACCGAGCGCATCGAGGAGGCCGCGGGCATCAGCCTCACCCCGGCCTCGGAGGAGTCCAAGGTCACCGACGTCCTCGGCAAGGTGGCCTCCGGCGAGGCCGACGCCGGGATCGTCTACGTCACCGACGCGGCCAGGTCGAGCGACGTCGAGGCCGTCGAGATCCCCGCGCAGGACAACACGACGACGCGCTACCCCGTCGTCGTGCTCGCGGACAGCAAGAACGCCGAGCTCGCCGAGGAGTTCGCTGAGCTGGTCGTCGCCGACGGCGCGGGCCAGGGCGAGGGTCGTCTCGAGGACGCCGGGTTTGCCGCGCCCTGACCGCCCCGCGCTGCCCGCCTGGGCGATCCTCCCCGCGGCCGCCGGGGGGCTGCTCGTCGCGCTGCCCGTCGCAGCGATGCTCGTCTCGATCGACCCGCGCGAGCTGCCCGCGCTGCTCACCTCACGGGCCGCCCTCGACGCGCTGTGGCTCAGCCTGCGCACCTCGGCCATGGCCACCCTGCTCTGCCTGGTCCTCGGGGTGCCGCTCGCGCTCTGCCTCTCGCGGGTCCGCGCCTTCGACAACGTCGTCGTGCGCACGCTCGTCACCCTGCCGCTCGTCCTGCCGCCCGTCGTCGCCGGGATCGCGCTGCTCGCGCTCTTCGGCCGGCAGGGGCTGCTCGGCCAGGAGCTGAACGCCCTCGGCCTGCGGGTCGCGTTCTCCACGACCGCGGTCGTGCTCGCCCAGACCTTCGTGTCGATGCCCTTCCTCGTGGTGAGTCTCGACGGGGCGCTCCGGGCGGTCGGCGACCGGCACGAAGGGGTGGCCGCCACCCTCGGCGCCTCGCCGTCCGTCGTCCTGCGGCGGGTCACGCTGCCGTTGGTCCGGCCGGCCCTGGTGTCGGGGACCGTCCTCGCCTTCGCCCGGTCGCTCGGGGAGTTCGGCGCGACCCTGACCTTCGCCGGGTCGCTCCAGGGCACGACGCGCACGCTGCCGCTCGAGATCTATCTCCAGCGCGAGCAGGACCCGCGGGCGGCCGTCGCGCTCTCCGTGCTGCTCGTCGTCGTCGCGGTCGTCGTCATGGCCGTCGCCCGCCCGGACGTGCGCCGGTGACCGGCCTGAGCGTCTCGCTCCAGGACGCCGAGCGCGACGTCGTCCTCGATCTCGACGTCCCCGCCGGCAGCACCCTCGCCGTCCTCGGTCCCAACGGCGCCGGCAAGTCCACGCTGCTCGCCGCCGTCGCGGGGACTCGTCCCGTCCCTGGGTCCGTGCGGCTCGGTGGGCACGAGCTGCAGGCGCTCCCGCCCCACCGGCGCCGCGTCCCGCTCCTCTCGCAGGACCCGTTGCTGCTGCCGCACCTCACGGTCCTCGACAACGTGGCCTTCGGACCACGCTCCGCCGGCGCCTCTCGTCACGACGCCAGGGACCGAGCACGGCGGTGGCTGGAGCGCACCGAGGTCGCTCACCTCGGCGACCGCCGCGCCACCGATCTCTCCGGCGGCCAGGCGCAGCGGGTCGCGATCGCTCGCGCTCTCGCCACGGAGCCCGCGGCGATGCTGCTCGACGAGCCGCTCTCGGCGCTGGACGTCGACGCGCGACCCGCCGTGCGGCACCTGCTCGGCGAGGTCCTCGCGGGGATCACCACGATCGTCGTGACCCATGACATCGTCGACGCCGTCCTCCTCGCCGACGACGCAGCGGTCCTCGTCGGCGGACGGCTCGTCGAGCACCGCCCGGTCCGCGACCTCGTGACCGCACCGCGGTCCCCCTTCGCCGCCCGGATCAGCGGGGTCAACCTCGTCACCGGCCGCTCCGACGGCAGCGGCGGGGTGGAGACCGACGGCGGCACCGTCGCCGGCCTGCCCGCCGAGGCTGTGGCGAAGGGGGTCGCGGTCGTCGCGACCTTCCGTCCCGAGGACGTCGCGGTCGCCCTGGCGCCCACGGGTGGGAGCCCGCGCAACGCCTTCGGCGGCACGGTGACGGCCGTCGAGCCGGCGGGGTCCGCTCTTCGCCTGCGGGTCACGACCCCCGTGGGGATGCTGCTCGCGGACCTCACCCCGGGCGCCGTCGCCGACCTGCGGATCGCCCCCGGCGCCGAGGTCCACCTCGCCGTCAAGGCCACGGCCGTGCAGGTCCAGCCTGCGTGAGGCACGACCGAGGGCCCCGCACCAGACGGTGCGAGGCCCTCGGCTCGCTGCGGAGGCGGAGGGATTTGAACCCTCGATGGGGTTGAAGCCCCAAACCGCATTAGCAGTGCGGCGCCATAGACCGGACTAGGCGACGCCTCCAGACAACTCGCACAGGTTAGCCCGCAAGGCGGGTGACCTCCAAAGCGGTCAGCCGCAGATGTCCTCGGTGGCTGTGCGCTTCTCCAGCTGGCCCTCAACGGGAGGCGCCGAGACGCTGGGCGCGGGGATCGGGTCGCTCCCGGTGCGGTTCGGGACCTCCGCCGCGGTCGGGGCCCCGGCCCCGAGGACGAGCCGCACGACGTCAGCGAGCGTCTCGTCCTCGACGAGCTTCGCACCCGGGTAGGCGGCGGCCAGCGTGCGGGCGGCCTCGGCCTGCTCTGCACCGTGCCGGATCTCGACGCCCCCGACATCTCCGGTCGGCGCGACGTCACCCACGGAGGCGACGAAGCCCTGGACGGACAGCGCCGCGCTCTCCTGGCCGGCGAGCCCCTCCGTCGCGGTGTCGTCGACGACGCTGACGGTGATCTCGTCCGGCGTCACCGTCAGCGGCTCCTCGGTCGGCTCCGGCGTGTCCTCGTCCGAGCCCGGCAGCGGGCTGTCGAGGCGCACGGCGTCCCACAGGGCGGCGGCCGGCTTCTCCTGCCACTCGACGCGGTTGGGGTCCTCGGCGTACGGCTGCGTCGGGACGGTGACGAAGGTGAGGTTGTCGATGCCGAAGCCGCGCAGGCTCCCGGCGATCTGGCGCATCGTGTTGAGCGAGAGGTCCTCGTCAGCGGTCATCGACTTCGTCGCCGCGTCGAGGAAGGAGTAGAGCTTGTCGGGGCGCAGGAGCAGCGAGCTCTTCGTCGCCTCCTGCGCCATCGAGGACATGAAGGCCTGCTGCCGCTTGATCCGCCCGAGGTCGGAGCCGTCGCCGAGCGACTTGCGGGCGCGGACGTAGCCGAGCGCCTGCTTGCCGTCGAGCTTCTGACGGCCGGCGGGGAGCTCGATCTGGGCGTCCTGGTCGACGAGGGGCTCGGGCAGGCACGCCTCGACGCCGCCGAGGGCGTCGACCATCTGCTGGAACCCGGCGAAGTCGACGACGACGACGTGGTCGACGTACACGCCGGTCAGGCCCTCGAGCGTTTTGACGGTGCAGGCCGGGCCGCCGAGGTTGAAGTTCTGGTTCCACTGGCGCACCTCGCCGTCGGCGACCGTCGAGGCCGGGTCGGCGCAGTCCTTCGGCGCCATCGTCATGGAGTCGCGCGGGATCGAGACGACGAAGGCGGACCTACGGTCCCCGGAGATGTGGACGACGAGGTTGGTGTCGGAGTGGGCGCCGCCCTCGACGGTGTCCGTGCCGTACTCGGTGGTGCCGATCCCCTCACGGGTGTCCGAGCCGATGACGAGGATGTTCAGCGGCCCGTCCGCACCACCGCTGTTCTCCGGGCGGGAGCCGGCGCCGGCGCCGATGTCGAAGCGGGAGATGTTGCCGCTGAGCTTGAGCACCGCGACGAGGGAGATGACGCCGACCAGCGCGAGGACGCAGGCCAGCGCGATCCCGCCCTTGCGCGCCCGACGGCGCCGGACGTCACGACGCTGGAGCCGCTCGTCGAGCCGGGCGCGCCGGGAGGACGCGGACTCCTCGGAGGAGGCGCCCTGGGCGCTCGGGTCGGTCGGCGTGGTCATCGCGGGGCAGGGTATCGCGGCTCCCCCTGCGCACAGGGTGCCTTGGGCGAAGGGGTGCGCACGTCACCTGTGCCGGCGTGGTCGGGGAGGCATGACGAAGGCCCCCGGCAGATGCCGGGGGCCTTCGGTTGCCTGCGGCGCGTGATGCGCTGCGGTGCGCCTCGTCTCAGACGGGGCGGACGCGGTCTGCCTGGGGGCCCTTGGGACCCTCGGTGACCTCGAACTCGACGCGCTGCGCCTCTTCGAGGCTGCGGTAGCCGGTCGTGTCGATCGCAGAGTAGTGAACGAACACGTCGGGTCCGCCGCCGTCCTGGGCGATGAATCCGAAGCCCTTCTCAGCGTTGAACCACTTAACGGTGCCCTGTGCCATGGGGTGAATCTCTTTCGTGTGAACCGTGGGACGGTGTGTCCCTTGTACTAGCTGCAAGATCCCTTACCCGCGACAGGTCCCCGACTGGTGGTCGGACCGGCGCTACGTGCTCAGTCGTACTGCAACTCGTGGACGACGCTATCAGCATCGGTGTGACGGCGCTCGCTCAGCGCGAGCATCGGACGCCGATCTCCTCGACGGCCTCGACATATCCCTTCGTCCCGCGGCCGACGATGACCACGTCGGCGACGGCTGAGATGTAGGACTGGCTGCGGAAGGGCTCGCGCGCGTGGATGTCGCTGATGTGCACCTCGACGACGGGACCGACGACGTTCGTCAGCGCGTCACGGATCGCCACGGACGTGTGCGTCCAGCCGCCGGCGTTGATGATCACGCCCGCCGCGGTGCGCCGCACCTCGTGGATCGCGTCGATGAGCACACCCTCGTGGTTGGTCTGCCGGAAGTCCAGCGCCAGGCCGAGCTCCTCGGCCCGGGCGCGGCACATCGCCTCGACGTCGGCGAGCGTCTCGCTGCCGTAGATCTCGGGCTCGCGCTCGCCGAGCAGGTTGAGGTTGGGCCCGTTGAGGACGACGACGGTCTTGGTCACGCGGCGGGTGTGGGATTTGAACCCACGAGGGGTCTCCCCCTGGTCGCTTTCAAGGCGACTGCACTCGGCCACTATGCGAACCCGCCAACCGTCCCCCGACGAGGGAGACGCCAGGCTCACCGTATCCGCCGGGCGCCGGTAGTGTCGCAAGGGACCACGTCGCCCGGCCGGGCGCTGACGAAAGGACCCCCCCGATGGCCAAGCTCTCGTTCCTCCTCGGCGCCTCCGTCGGCTACGTCCTCGGAGCTCGCGCGGGCACGGAGCGCTACGCGCAGATCAAGAGCGGCGCCGGGCAGCTCTGGCGGTCCCAGCCGGTCCAGCAGCAGGTGAGCGCGGCCCGCCACGCCGCGAAGACCAAGGCCGCCCCGGCCGCGCTCGACGCGGTGAGCGGTGCGGCGAGCGCCGCCGGCGACAAGCTCCGCACCGGGGGCGGACGCATCGCCGGCTCGAAGGACGACGTCCCCTCCTCCGTCGACCACCGGCCCGACACCCATCATGAGGGCGACCCGGTCTCCGAGTGGACCGAGGAGGGTGGCGCCCCCGCGCCCCAGCACTGAGCCCACGGCCCTCAGATGAAGATCGCGGGGTCGAGG
Proteins encoded:
- a CDS encoding acyl-CoA dehydrogenase family protein → MASTDSTSLADKGQRLGLRLIAKAGGLPGLKDPAVRAKVERYLYKGAVTGFKAQTAAGRAFQKTTGSRGPARAATTTPRQQFDLTPTEDQQMIQGVARKLADEVIRPAGAKADAERAVPDEVLSAAAEMGLHLVGVPAELEGIAEERSAVTAALVLEELARGDMGIATTIMAPAAVATAIASYGDADQQATYLPEFTGDNPPRAAAVALMEPQPLFDPLAPRTTARREGDELVLDGVKAIVPGAESAELFVVSALLDGEPRLVIVEAGLAGLQVEDDPAMGIRASRTARLHLDGVRVPVANILGTTEDHLDAVRRARLAWSAAAVGTGQAVLDHVSQYVTERKAFGEPIGYRQAVAFTVADMAIEVAALRLVVWKAAARLDRGEDASAEIAQARSLTSQYLTQVGSNGVQLLGGHGFVKEFDNERWYRDLRGAGLLEGTLLV
- the cutA gene encoding divalent-cation tolerance protein CutA, producing MSEVVEVVVTGPADWVRAFSDAVVADRLAACVHQVAIDSVYRWEGEVEHDREVRAMMHTSAARLDELTERIDREHPYDLPCILTVATIPSPGYANWVRESTAP
- a CDS encoding S8 family serine peptidase — its product is MRHNKLLALVGATALGVTGLASTASAQSATSATSAVATSSSAATADSYVVLAERGGSAKALAAKLKAQGATITSVNEQIGLVTVTSKDAGFVKKARALKGVFGASSEGIVGRSPNRPAKDTTERPRLAGPGNSHGKSAHSKKGKKGATDTLDPLLWGMDMIDAPEAHAIETGDKRVKVGIMDTGVDATHPDIAPNFDRKLSRNFVTDIPAIDGPCEVESCVDPATVDEGGHGTHVAGTVGAAKNGVGVSGVAPTASIVNVRAGQDAGYFFLGPVVDALTYSADKGLDVVNMSFYVDPWAFNCVDGAPEDSPEEAEAQNMTIEAMSRALRYAHAKDVTLVGALGNSAEDLANPSMDTSSPNYPEGNEHPRTIDNASCYDLPVEGPHVIGVSAVGPSERKAYFSNYTTDLSSGEIEVSAPGGDYRDYPGTDKFMTPGNLILSSIPRNVALAEGSIDEDGNITPYGEGWVLKDCQTVPGKGEQCGYYEYYQGTSMASPHAAGVSALIVSAHGKVNGKAGFGLDADRTRQILMDSARDKACPEPRLFDYPEIPAAYNAECVGDADFNGFYGDGIVNAYKAVTHTG
- a CDS encoding phosphoenolpyruvate carboxykinase (GTP), with translation MSTTVADVDKALEAAGLTNQAVAEFVKKWAEHTGAERIEVVSASDDARLIEEALEAGELKPVGEGMYYSRSFSKDTARSEERTIVATSDPKDKGQYNNWKPSSEVRPVVEGHMKDALVGKTMYVIPYLMAPKGSDLDKFAAGVELTDNRNVVMQMIRMARVGVEYINDMGDDFVKAVHVTGDLENLKQGTPDDMRNFVTVADERTILHFGSSYGGNALLGKIAHGLRQGSYDGWKNGFLVEQFMLLGITDKETGKRYNIAGGFPSASGKTNLAMTLAPDALGDRYYVEFYGDDIAWIWVDDEGVLRGFNPENGVFGVAKDTNEKTNPTAIDSIQPGSGAIFTNVAYNEKSGEVWWEGKGPKPSDVDGWLDWKGEVIADRSAEETDAPWAHPNSRFTTTLEQVPNVAKDYDDPNGVEIHGIIFGGRTRDREPLIRAIDDLAEGVYDGLTLGAEATAAADGKEGVLRYDPMSMRPFLSYSEAAYAQHWLDVIGRAKNKPIFAHVNWFQRGEDGRFLWPGYRENLRPLVWLMQYRNGEVTGQKTPVGVIPTRDELLLDGLDEQALADLDTVLTIDKARWQEEMGYREEHLNQFDGLPEEIWAAHRRVAADLDSAEG
- a CDS encoding acyl-CoA dehydrogenase family protein codes for the protein MIDLEVPKKFRPLVAQARGMAEEVFWPISRKYDRAEHEYPAELDLVSAVIDGMSASGAAKGAGASSSTRATDDGAQEGEVAAVGSGRTAKGERVNKNGSNLSSVLSILETCRGDVGLTLSIPRQGLGNAAIAAVANEEQKARYAGKWAAMAITEPDVGSDSGAIRTTAVKDGDEYVLNGEKIFVTAGERAELVVVWATLDRSLGKQAIKSFVVRRDNPGMKLVRLEHKLGIRASDTAAFSLEDCRVPAEDLLGDPEIKIEGGFGGAMQTFDNTRPLVAAMALGLTRASLDKTTELLAEAGVVADPDRPAQVQPAAAAKLLQMEADYQAAYLLTLRAAWMADNGRPNSMEASMAKAKAGRTCVNVALACVELAGATGYAETELLEKWARDSKILDIFEGTQQIQLLVVARRVLGYSSKELR